Within the Natranaeroarchaeum sulfidigenes genome, the region GCCGCGCCCGGTCCAGTAGGCCACCAGCTCGTCGTTTAACGCTGTAAGATCGTACTCCTTGAGAACCCGGCCGACCTTACAGTTACACGCTACGTCTTCGAACCGCTCGTCGGATGTGCTCACGTTTCGAACTAGCGCAGTGGCGATTAAATACTTTCTTCTCAGTGGACAGCACCGGCCGTTGCGTGGACAAACCGGGACCAGTATTCGACCGGTAATATCGTGTTACGTTCTGGAAAAACGTTCCTACCGTGCAACCAGCAGTGAGGGTTCGGCCGGTAATGCTACGGCTCTCGACAGTAGGTGCCTGATACTACCCGGTCGACCACTGGTCGAGAGACAGCCGGGAACGCACACGTTCGAGGCTCGTTTCAGCGATAGTTCACGTCACGGTTCGGAGGTGGACAAATCGAAAGACTGCGGAGGGGTACACTATCGACTCTCCCCACGCAGATTCCTAATGATAGATACAAGTGATGAATCGCCAACACTTCCCGTCAGATGTAAATACGGCTAACCTGAACTTACGTCTCATGCCGAAGTGGCTATCAGAGAGCGAGCGAGAGCGTATTGCAGAGTTCGCGGCGACGCCGAAATACAAACGGGACCCCGAGATGCTGGCACCGGACGACGACGAGGAAGACGACGAGTAGCGAGCCTCCAGAGATAGGCGTATTCACTCATAGCGCTGGCTCCAGCCCGGATACGCGTGCAGATCTGGATCAAGCATCCGTACCGGACTCATGCGGAGTCCGGTGACAGGAGCGGGCATCACCGGCCCGAAGTGTCGCTATCGATCATCCGAGAGAGGGGCGCGTGCCGTCGTCCAGAGCGCGTCGAGTCCGGAACTGCGCGTTCACTGTCGATAGCCTCGTCTCGCAGTACGCGCCACCAGAGCCGTTGCATGGCAGGCCACAGCACCGATACGGAACTCCACTGTTGTACCTAGTGGAAGCTGGGCCTCAAGCGGAGCGAGCGATAGGCCATACGGACGCCAGTGGCAGAGAGGGCCAGGGGCTAGTCCAGGAACGCTCAAGCTGTCAGAGTCAGTAGTTCAAAACAGCGATCTGCTTGACTTGTCGCCGATCACTCGACCATATTCTCGGCCTGGATCTGTTCCCAGATCTCTTCTCCGGCCTCCGTAATCCCGTAGACACGGCCCTTTTTCCGATCCTCCGAAACGAGCAGATCCACCAGTGTTCGCTCACGCAAACTGCTGAGTGCCCGTGAAATGTGGGCAATCCCAGCCCCCGAGTCGCTGGCTATCTGGGTCGGTGTTGCCGGACCCTCTGACAATCTCCGAAGTACTTCCACACGATACCGCGAGCTGATAACGAAGCCGATCTCGTCCCATTCATCGTTCATAATTGGATCTCGCTTGCTATCGCTTGGTCTACGCCATGCGTCTTAATACATGTCTATCGTCAAAACTGAATTCCCCAATAAATCATATTTTAAGATTCGTAAAACTATATCCGTTTACTACATCCCTAATATAAGCTGAGTATACTATTCTTCGGTGAATTTTATGTACTGTATACGCTCGTATACTGGCGGAGTACTGTTGCGTAGCCAAGCAATACCGATCAGTTCACTACATTGGTTTTGGGTATTTTCGTGGCGTGAACGATACTGAGTCTATGTCGAACGATCCAGATGTGCACCGACCACCCCATCACAACGACACCGATTTCCTCAACCAGTGCTGACCGTGAACCACCACGTGAACAAGGAGGGAGTCGATCGAACAACGGGCAACCAGCGCATAGCTGCGTACTCTGAACGGCAATACGATCATAGGAGGGGAATAACAAAAAACCAATATCACCACTTTCGCAGACGAGCGATCAATGTGGGGAGCCAGTTCAGTACAGCGAGAGTGTAGAACCGACCTAGTGGCCTGTACTCGGTTGTGGTATCGTCGATGAGTGAGAACAGATCAGCCATCCAGCAGGCCCGAGAGCTAGTTACCGCTGGCTCTGCAGATGCGACGTTCGTCATCGGCTACGTCGCCGTGATTGGGGCACTGCTTTACGTTGCCGACATCAGCGGAGTCATTCGAACCATCCTCGGACTTCCCATCCTCCTCGTCTTGCCAGGGTACGCGCTCGTCTCGCTCGTGTTTCCTGGAATGGCGGACGAAACACAGGCGGGACCTGAGGATGAAACGTCTTCGGTTGGACTGGTCGGGACCGGTGTCCCCGGGTGGTACGAGCGGCTTGCCCTGGCAGTCGCGATAAGCGTCGTACTCTTGCCGTTGTTCGGTCTCGTTCTGGCGACAACGCCATTGGGGTTCTCCACTGGACCGGTGCTGATCTCTCTCGCCGGGTTTATCGTCATCGTAATGATCGGCGCGGTCGTCCGGCGCGTCCAGCTCCCTGAAGAAGAACGGTTTGTGTATCCAGGCGCTTCAGCGGATACCGGATTGTTCCCGGAGGATAGCCCTGTCGACGGCGTTCTCAACGTCGTTCTTCTGATAAGCGTCGTCGTAGCGATGGGGACGGTCGCATACGGACTGGCCGCACCCCAGCCGGAAGTGGGCTCGACCGGGGTCCAGCTACTCACCGAAACCGACGACGGAGAGCTCGTCGCCGGAGAGTATCCGGAGGCAATCCCGCCCGGTGAGAGCGCCGAGATGATCGTCGGCGTCACCAGCGACGGCACGGAATCGTCGACGTACACGGTCGTCATCGAGGCCCAGCATGTCGAGGAGGACGGCGACGAGTTAGCCGTACTTGAAGAGGCCGAACTCGGTCGGGTACAGCTCACTCCGGAGCCTGGCGAGCGCGCGACACAGGAGACCACGATCTCGCCACCCATGGCGGGCGAGAACATCCGGCTCAACTACTACCTCTATGAAGGCGATGCACCAGAGGACGCCGATTCCGAGACAGCAGACGACCACCTCTGGATTACCGTCGACGGCGCGTAAATCGCCTCGGGATCAAGCCCCGTCGCATCCGACTAGGTTCACCCGTGAATTACTCTTCTGTTTCACCCTGTCTGACGAACACGTGATTCCAGACTGCTTTTGGGTCTCGTCAATTGGAGGATCACAAAACGTCTACAGACCGATCTCGGTGGGGGCTTCGTCGGACGAAATCTGATCGGGCACTGGCTGTGAGCCTGTTCTGTGCTTTCGCATGCCTCCGCCCTCCGACTACTGCTCCGGCCGAGGTCCCGCAGGAGGCTTCCTGCTCCCTGGGGTCGATCGCCCCCTCCGAGGAGGGACACCCCGGTTGTTCTGGACCTGAGAAGAATCGGGGAGCCGTCAGTGAAGACACTCAGTAGTTCGTGCCGAGCAGAGAACAGGCTACTTCCGCTTGTCGATCAGTTCCGAGGACAGTCCGTCCCCACGTCGCTGTGTGGTGATCAGGTGGCCAATCGCTGTGACTGCGAACGCAAGAATGATGATCAGCCCGGCTGCGAACTGCGAGACCCCCCCGATGAGACCCAGTGCCACCGCACCGTAAAAGAGGCCGCCGACGATCGCAATCGCGAGATAGTACTGTTGCCACGGTTGTTCTTCCTCGTCCCGCGATAGATACGCGCTGATATCGACGGCCTGATCGGACAGCACAACGTCTCCGGAATCGGAGTCGTACTCGATGATCCCGGCATCATCCATCTTCGGAACGTGTGTCTGATACAGGGAGACGTAGACGCGCTTTCGCTGCTGGCTCGATAACTCCTCGACGTCGACCTCGTTCTCCCAGGCCGCAACCTCGTCGGCGAGATCGCCGATAGTTACGGGTTCATCGACCTGGTTCAGGTAGTACAGCACGAATCGACGCCGTGGACTACTCAGCAGATCAAACACTACATCTTGTGACAACTCGTCACGGTCAGCTCTGGACATTAGTTTCGTCTCATACTGGTCATATCCCCCGCATGCGCTTTTGACCCTCTACAGTTGCAGGTCAGCTATTCGTTACTTTG harbors:
- a CDS encoding winged helix-turn-helix domain-containing protein, which codes for MNDEWDEIGFVISSRYRVEVLRRLSEGPATPTQIASDSGAGIAHISRALSSLRERTLVDLLVSEDRKKGRVYGITEAGEEIWEQIQAENMVE
- a CDS encoding DUF1616 domain-containing protein, which gives rise to MSENRSAIQQARELVTAGSADATFVIGYVAVIGALLYVADISGVIRTILGLPILLVLPGYALVSLVFPGMADETQAGPEDETSSVGLVGTGVPGWYERLALAVAISVVLLPLFGLVLATTPLGFSTGPVLISLAGFIVIVMIGAVVRRVQLPEEERFVYPGASADTGLFPEDSPVDGVLNVVLLISVVVAMGTVAYGLAAPQPEVGSTGVQLLTETDDGELVAGEYPEAIPPGESAEMIVGVTSDGTESSTYTVVIEAQHVEEDGDELAVLEEAELGRVQLTPEPGERATQETTISPPMAGENIRLNYYLYEGDAPEDADSETADDHLWITVDGA
- a CDS encoding DUF7344 domain-containing protein; translated protein: MSRADRDELSQDVVFDLLSSPRRRFVLYYLNQVDEPVTIGDLADEVAAWENEVDVEELSSQQRKRVYVSLYQTHVPKMDDAGIIEYDSDSGDVVLSDQAVDISAYLSRDEEEQPWQQYYLAIAIVGGLFYGAVALGLIGGVSQFAAGLIIILAFAVTAIGHLITTQRRGDGLSSELIDKRK